From Haloplasma contractile SSD-17B:
TATCACGTATATTGGGTTCAGTAAAGAACGAAAATCCGTTTATACCATATTCTTTAAATGACTCTTCAATGATCTTTTGTGCTTCAGAATTTTCTTCAACATACATAACACTATTTAATAAACTAGCATTCTTTTTAAGAACGCGTTTTGCATCCTTTATCCCACCAACTGTTTTATCTGCCATATTAGCAATTCCATAAAAAGAAATAACAGCATCCATCGAGTTGTTTCTAATCGGTAAATTTGATGCATCGCACGCGATAAAGTTTATTCTCTTATTTGGATATCGTTTTTTAAGCTTAAGTCGATCATACATTAACACATCATAACTCAAATCAGTACAAATATAGTTAATATTCGGATCAGTATCCTCTAGCAAGGCTCTAATTAAATCCCCGCGACCAGTAGCTATGTCTAATACAAAATTTGGTTTCTGTTTAATTAAAAAATCTTTAAACTTCTCTATAACGAGTTTTTGTTGTTGCTTTAACAGTTCAGGCATTCTGCTCTGAATCTCCTGATCCACCTTATCATAATCATTTTCATATTCTTTATGCAACTCTGACCAGTTATTTGCAAATTCCTGTTCTACCGAATTGAAATCGACTACCCCATTCCTAATTTGAAAACGATGGTTGTCATTGCAAAATACAGTTCCTGTTATGATCTCATCATCTTTTCCTTCATCAATTGTTAAATGTAATGCATGTTTACATTTAGGACATACTAGAAATTCTAATAATTCACTATACATATTTATTCCCTCCCACTTTTAGGTCATTAAAAATGCCAAGCAATGCCGCAAAGCGTGACCAACAGTTTCTATATTTTACCATTTATAGGTAATCAGGTCAATTTTTTAGAACAGTTTGTAGCCAGTTGCCGTATTTTTAAATTCTTTTATTAATATATGAAAAATAGTCTTACTTAGAACGCGGCGCGATTTGTAATCACTAACAATATGTTTTTATAAAGTGAATAAGTTTCCTATTATACATTTACTACAACTATATTCATTTATAATATTAAAAATGCATATAGCTTTCTGTCACTATACGCATTTTTCTTTGTATATAAATGATTAGTCCAAAAATCAAGTACGTCTTGTTAGCCT
This genomic window contains:
- a CDS encoding class I SAM-dependent methyltransferase, with translation MYSELLEFLVCPKCKHALHLTIDEGKDDEIITGTVFCNDNHRFQIRNGVVDFNSVEQEFANNWSELHKEYENDYDKVDQEIQSRMPELLKQQQKLVIEKFKDFLIKQKPNFVLDIATGRGDLIRALLEDTDPNINYICTDLSYDVLMYDRLKLKKRYPNKRINFIACDASNLPIRNNSMDAVISFYGIANMADKTVGGIKDAKRVLKKNASLLNSVMYVEENSEAQKIIEESFKEYGINGFSFFTEPNIRDTYKEGSFPQMTIEVVAEGIGEYNELDLVPVEGHWYALAIIDSKK